Below is a window of Paramagnetospirillum magneticum AMB-1 DNA.
CCGCCGCCGCCCTGGCCCACGACCTGGATGACCTGCCCCTGGCCCTGGAACAGGCCGCCGCCTTCGCCAAGGTGGCGGGCTGGACCCTGGCCCGCTATGGCGAGGAATTCACCCAGGCCCACGCCAGACTGCTGCAACAGGGCAAGCCGGTGGATTACCCCGCCACCGTCGCCACCACCTGGGACATCAGCGTCCGGCGGGTGGAGGAGCACAACCCGGCGGCGGCGCAACTGCTGACGCTTTGCGCCTTCCTGGCCGCCGACGACATCCCGCTGGACCTGCTGCGCCCCGCCGCCCACAGGCTACCCTCCCCCCTGGCCGAGGTGCTGGCTGATCCGGTGGATACCGCCCAGGCGGTGGCCGAACTGGCCCGCCAATCCCTGGTCAAGGCCAAACACGGCATGCTGTCCCTGCACCGGCTGGTGCAACTGGTTCAGCGCAACCGTCTGAGTGAAGACGAGTGCAGGGATTGGACGGCGCGTGCGTTTTCGGCGGTGTATCTGGTTTACGAGTTCAAGGAGAACGACCTCACCACCTGGGAAGCGGCGGGCCTCTTACTGCCCCACGCCGAGGCGGTCGCCGGACGGGCCGAGACGGCCGAGGTGGAGTGGCGGGCGACATCCTGGCTGCTGGACAAGGCGGGAGAGTGCCTGATCAAAGACGGGCTATACGAACGCGCCATCGACCTCCGGCGGCGCGCCCTCTCCCTTGCCGAGACCAAGCTGCCCGCAGATGATCCGCCGGTAGCGACCCTCCTCAACAACTTGGCCATCGCCCATTACCATGCTGAACAGTGGGCGGAGGCCCTGCCGCTGTTGCGGCGCGCCCTGGCGATCTATGAAGCCCAATATGGACCTGACCGTCATGAGGTGGCCGCCACGCTGGGCAATCTCGCCATGGTCTATTTGAAACTCGGCGACCTGCCGGAGGCCCACAAATTAACCGAACAGGCGCTGACCATCGGCGAGGCCCATTTCGGCCTCGACCACCCCACGGTTGCTGTTCGCCTCGGCAATTTTGCCAACAGCCTGGACGATATGGGTAAGCCCGCCGAGGCCGAGCCATTGCAGCGCCGCGCCCTGGAGATCCTCATCGCCCATTTCGGCGAGGTCCACCCCTTGGTGGCGGGTTCACGCCACAACCTCGCCATGACCCTGACCGACCTTGGCCGGTTGGAGGAGGCGCGGGAGATGATGGGCAAGGCCCTGTCCATCCGCCAAACCCTGCTCGCCGCCGACCATCCCCTTACCATCCTTGCCCGCGGCCTTCTGGCCGAGATCGACGCCCGCATCGCCCGACGCGGCGGGGCGTCGTCCTGATCCGCCCGATCCGGCGGCATCAAGGAACAGGGATGCGCGAAGGGACGAGTCCCTTCGCCCTTTCCCTTCCTTCAGCCGCTCAGCAGCTGAACAGTACGGGGATGGAGGCGTGGGCCAGGATGTGGCGGGTGCCGGCGCCGGCCTTGCCAGAGAAGGACAGGGTGCGGCCCACATGGCCGCCGATGACCAGCAGGTCGGCATCGATGTCGTAGGCCCGCGACAGCAGGGAGTCCATGATGCCGAGGCCCTCGGTATTGACCCGCTCGCCGTGGACGGGCAGGCCGTGGACGCGCAGATGGTCGATGACGTCGACCCGGGGCGTGGTGGAATCCATGGGGGCGAAGCCGCGCACCGAGGCGACCAGCACCTCGTCGGCGCCTTCCACCAGGGGGAGGCAATCGTGCAGGGCGCGTGCCGCCTGCTTGCCCGAACGCCAGCCGATGACCACCTTCTTGCCCAGGGGGCGATGGGTGTATTCCACGGGCACCACCAGGACGGGGCGGCCGGAATTGAGGATGATCTGCTCGACCATGGTCTCGGGCACGTTCTTGCCGTAGGCGGCGGGCTGGGAGACGATCACCAGGTCCACGTAGTGGCTGCAGAACACCGCCTCGCCCAGCAGATCGGTCTCGGCGCCGTGGACGATCTGCCACCAGCGGGTTTCGAGGCCGGCGGTCGCCGCCTCGAAGGCCTGGCGGGCGGCGTCGGCCTGGGCCAGCAAGGTGTTGCTGGGATGGCGGGCGACCATGGCGGTGGGGCTGATTTCCTTGCGCGCGAACAGGCCGGTCAGCCGCGCGCCGAAGCGCTGCGCCTGGGCCACCGCCAGGGCCAGAGTGCCGCTATCCACCTTG
It encodes the following:
- a CDS encoding tetratricopeptide repeat protein, with amino-acid sequence MADFFISYTYTDLEWARWVDFVLREAGYDTVIQEYDFRGNFITEMDKAVDECDYTLALLSPKYRASVNCQREWSAALAADPDKPQGKLLPLRVVEMEVTGLLGPIIWHDLATAPNDRDAERRLFEAIKGKVRPSTRPAFPGRGRNIPAFPGGRPAISNLGPRNPHFVGRVQLLERLDRQLKEGAVALTALAGLGGIISNLGPRNPHFVGRVQLLERLDRQLKEGAVALTALAGLGGIGKSQTAQHYAHSRTGLEIVWWLRAERLETMLGDLAELARRLGVAPEGHDLQQRARAALDELARRDSWLLVYDNAEDEDSVRDWLPQGGGAVIITSRESHWGRIPLLEVDKLARAESVELLLDLSGDTDTAAAAALAHDLDDLPLALEQAAAFAKVAGWTLARYGEEFTQAHARLLQQGKPVDYPATVATTWDISVRRVEEHNPAAAQLLTLCAFLAADDIPLDLLRPAAHRLPSPLAEVLADPVDTAQAVAELARQSLVKAKHGMLSLHRLVQLVQRNRLSEDECRDWTARAFSAVYLVYEFKENDLTTWEAAGLLLPHAEAVAGRAETAEVEWRATSWLLDKAGECLIKDGLYERAIDLRRRALSLAETKLPADDPPVATLLNNLAIAHYHAEQWAEALPLLRRALAIYEAQYGPDRHEVAATLGNLAMVYLKLGDLPEAHKLTEQALTIGEAHFGLDHPTVAVRLGNFANSLDDMGKPAEAEPLQRRALEILIAHFGEVHPLVAGSRHNLAMTLTDLGRLEEAREMMGKALSIRQTLLAADHPLTILARGLLAEIDARIARRGGASS
- a CDS encoding universal stress protein, translating into MNIKDILVHLDGDKVDSGTLALAVAQAQRFGARLTGLFARKEISPTAMVARHPSNTLLAQADAARQAFEAATAGLETRWWQIVHGAETDLLGEAVFCSHYVDLVIVSQPAAYGKNVPETMVEQIILNSGRPVLVVPVEYTHRPLGKKVVIGWRSGKQAARALHDCLPLVEGADEVLVASVRGFAPMDSTTPRVDVIDHLRVHGLPVHGERVNTEGLGIMDSLLSRAYDIDADLLVIGGHVGRTLSFSGKAGAGTRHILAHASIPVLFSC